A window from Drosophila kikkawai strain 14028-0561.14 chromosome 2L, DkikHiC1v2, whole genome shotgun sequence encodes these proteins:
- the LOC108082548 gene encoding C-type lectin 37Db-like: MLYSAIILFSLALLKLQAAARPPAKFQLIGSRLFYIEKNTTVDWFEATRTCRRMNGVLATIRNQQELDLIVPKLEWDSKYWLFVNDLTQEGTFDSISFNPPFLNWRQGQPDNYNSNEDCVMIINNYMYDSVCDSKALFICERWDVTKRKEEESSSDELLIFNRTYVKGDF; encoded by the coding sequence ATGTTGTACTCggcaataatattattctctCTGGCTTTGCTAAAACTCCAGGCGGCGGCCCGTCCTCCAGCAAAGTTCCAGTTAATCGGATCCAGGTTATTCTACATCGAAAAGAACACAACCGTGGATTGGTTCGAAGCTACAAGGACATGCCGTCGTATGAACGGCGTACTGGCGACCATCCGGAACCAGCAGGAGCTGGATCTAATCGTACCAAAACTGGAATGGGACTCTAAATACTGGCTGTTCGTTAACGATTTGACCCAAGAGGGCACATTTGATTCCATATCCTTCAACCCACCCTTCTTAAATTGGAGACAAGGGCAGCCCGACAATTACAACTCTAATGAAGACTGCGTTATGATAATTAACAATTACATGTACGACAGTGTATGTGATTCCAAGGCACTTTTCATTTGCGAGAGATGGGATGTtactaaaagaaaagaagaagaaagcTCATCTGATGAATtgcttatttttaatagaacGTACGTAAAAGGGGACTTTTAG